A part of Onthophagus taurus isolate NC chromosome 7, IU_Otau_3.0, whole genome shotgun sequence genomic DNA contains:
- the LOC139430498 gene encoding uncharacterized protein, whose amino-acid sequence MPNQQGEEGSSGGAQVLGQLREFKLHVSDWNIYKARLNNYFLANTIENDDRKRAVLLNMLDEDAYRLVFNLCMPIVPELKSFDDIKEVMDGYFTPQTSIFAERIKFYESRKEKNEAVKDWATRVRSLAITCDFGDYLEVATRDKFITGFERGAVLDRLLEEKLTVTFLKAVEIAESKMAAQDSFNIQIKKEEVYTIRGTGTGGKRAGHGTNWERHHQRQSSDGAEEYQQRRRQNFTKNNRGGAVRCKVCGYEGHVKDKCNYRNYFCKICNKKGHLARVCRQRIGRTNFVNDETADDIVLYNVNTFKSVAPYFLNLIIMGKPFNFQIDTGSSLSLISEELYKQQFPNVPLCDNKVKSLFFYDGSMVKPVGSCRLKVKYNMKTFDFDFHVLKDGGPPIIGRDFFK is encoded by the coding sequence ATGCCAAATCAGCAAGGAGAGGAAGGTTCGAGCGGCGGAGCACAAGTATTGGGCCAGTTACGCGAATTTAAACTCCATGTATCTGATTGGAATATTTACAAAGCAcgtctcaataattattttctggCTAACACAATAGAAAATGACGATAGGAAAAGAGCGGTGCTACTTAATATGCTGGACGAAGACGCCTACAGGCTCGTGTTTAATTTATGTATGCCGATTGTACCGGAATTAAAATCCTTCGATGATATAAAAGAGGTAATGGATGGATATTTTACGCCGCAGACGTCGATTTTTGCAGAAAGGATAAAATTCTACGAGTCgcggaaagaaaaaaatgaagctGTTAAAGATTGGGCAACACGTGTTAGGAGTTTAGCGATCACGTGCGATTTCGGCGATTATCTGGAGGTAGCAACAAGAGATAAATTCATCACTGGATTCGAAAGGGGTGCAGTGCTCGATCGTTTGCTGGAAGAAAAGTTAACAGTGACATTTTTAAAAGCGGTCGAAATAGCAGAATCGAAAATGGCTGCTCAAGATTCCTTTAATATCCAAATCAAGAAAGAAGAGGTTTATACTATCCGAGGAACCGGTACAGGAGGAAAACGCGCAGGACATGGTACGAATTGGGAACGTCATCATCAACGTCAGAGCAGCGACGGCGCAGAAGAGTATCAACAAAGAAGACGTCAAAATTTTACGAAGAATAATCGTGGAGGAGCCGTAAGATGCAAAGTATGCGGTTACGAAGGACATGTAAAAGATAAGTGCAATTATCGTAATTACTTTtgtaaaatttgcaataaaaaaggCCATTTAGCTAGAGTTTGTAGACAGAGAATCGGTAgaacaaattttgtaaatGATGAAACAGCTGATGACATCGTGTTGTACAATGTAAACACATTTAAATCCGTAGCTCcgtattttttgaatttaataataatgggtaaaccatttaattttcaaatcgaCACAGGATCGTCGTTATCGCTAATTTCGGAAGAATTGTATAAACAACAATTTCCAAATGTGCCGTTATGCGACAATAAAGTAAagagtttgtttttttatgatgGGTCAATGGTTAAACCGGTTGGTAGTTGCAGATTGAAAGTTAAATATAACATGAAAAcattcgattttgattttCACGTATTAAAAGACGGTGGACCTCCGATAATTGGtcgagatttttttaaatag